In the Oceanibaculum nanhaiense genome, ATGCTGCCTGCGGTACTGTGTTCCGGCAAGCCCCGATGGTGGCGGCATGAGCGGCACAATCGAAAGGCTGAAGGGCGACAGGGAAGGCGCGCAAGCAAGGAATAGGCGCATCCCCCATTTCCCCCTGCCGTGGCCTGTCGCCTTGCGCTAAGACTGTCGCATGAACAGCGCGATCCTCCTCGACCTTCTGGGCATTGCCCTTTTTGCCGCGACGGGGGCGCTGTCGGCCTCGCGCAAGCAGCTGGACATCATCGGCTTCCTGTTCCTGGCGACGATCACCGGCATTGGCGGTGGCACGGCGCGCGACCTGATCCTGGACGTGCCGGTGTTCTGGGTCGAGCAGCCGCTGCACATCCTGATCTGCGCGGTGACGGCGATTGGCCTGTTCTTCACCGCGCACCTGCTGGAATCGCGCTACCGCCTGCTGCTCTGGCTGGATGCCGTGGCGCTGGCCGCCTATGGCGTGTTCGGCGCCTATAAGGGGCTGCTGGTCACCGGCTCTCCCGTGGTTGCCGTGGTCATGGGCATGCTGACCGGCACGCTGGGCGGCATATTGCGCGACGTGCTGGCGGGCGAGCCCTCGGTGCTGATGCGCAAGGAGATCTATATCACCGCGGCGATGGCCGGCGGGCTCTGCTATGTCGGCGCCAGCCTTATCGGGCTGGCGCTGCCGCTGGCCGCCGGGGCCGGCTTCGCGGTGGCGCTGGGCATCCGCAGCGGCGCGCTGGCCTTCGGCTGGTCGCTGCCCTCCTACAAGGGGCGGCCGGGCCGCAATCCGGAAGATATTCCGTGAGGGGATTTCCGCTGCGCGCGCGCCTTGCCGGCCCTGTTGCGCTTCTGGGGGCGCTGGTGGCGGCGCTTACTGTCGCCGCTGTCTGGCAGTTCGCCCTGGCGCTGCGGGTGGTGGCGCCGTTCTCCGACATGTTCCGCGAATATCGCCGCTATGCCGACCGCGATCTGCTGCCCTACCTGATCTTCCCCGACAATGAACACCGCCCGGTGCTGCCGCGGCTGGTCTTCATCGCCGACCATCACCTTGCCGACTCGCTGGGCCTGATTACCCTGCCGGTGTCGCTGCTGTGCCTGCTGGCGGTGCCGGCTGTCATCTTCCTTGCGGTCCGGCGCGGGCTGGGCTGGAAGGCGGCGCTGCTCGCGGCCTCGGCGCTGGCGGCGGCCCTGTTCTGGCTCGGCCACCATCCCAACCTGATCTGGCCGAAGCAGCTGCACATGCATATGGCGCTGCTGCTGGCGGTGCTGGCGGCCTGGGCCGGCGCGCGGGAGCGCTGGGGCCTCGCGGCGCTGGCAGGACTCGCCGCCAGCTTCAGCTTCGGCTACGGGCTGGTGGTGTTTCCGATGCTGGTCATCGGCGTGCTGCTGGCGCGGGCGGGTTCCGGGCAGCGGATGCAGCCGCCCGGCATCGCACTGGCCATCGTGCTCGGCATCGGGGTGCTGACGGTGTTGCTCTATCTCGCAACCTTTCAGGCGGGGGGCGGGGCCGGCATCCAGCGGGGGCTTGGCGGGCCGGTCGGCATGGGCGGTATCGCCGCCTCGTTGCTCGATCCGCTGGCGGTCGCCCGCTATTTCCTGACGCTGAAGACCGTTCCGCTGGATTTCCTGCTGGGCAGCCTGGGGCTGAAATTACCGTCCCTTGTGCTGATGGTGCTGGCGGCGGCCGGTATCATCCTGTTCGCTGCCGGCACGCTGGCGGCATTACTGTTCCGCCGCCCGGTGCCGCCGGAGCAGCGGATGGCCCTGCTGCTGGGCTGGTTCTGCATCGGCACGGCGCTTATGACGGCGCTGGCCCGCGCCGGGCTGGACGAGCCGGGGCAGGCGGCCTCGGCGCGCTACCAGCAGGTCAGCCTGCTGTGGTGGTTCGCCCTCGCTTTGTGGGCAGCGCTGCGCTGGCCGGTGCTGCGGCCGGGCCTGGCCGCGCTGGCGCTGGCGGCCATTCTGATCTTCCCGCTGTCCAGCCGCGCCCTGCTGCCGGGCGTGGCCGCGGAATATCTCCAGCTGCGCCTGCCGGTCGCCGCCATCCTGTCCGGCGTGCCGGAGGAACGGACGCTGGCGCTGCTGCGCTCCAACCCGCGTGCCCGCGCCGAGGGGCTGGCGGTGGTGGCGCGGCGCGGCTGGGCGCTGCATGCGCTGCCGCAGGCGGGCTGGCCGGGGCGGCGACTGGACGATCTTGGCCTCAGCCGCGCGGACGGTGAATGCGTCAGCGCCAGCCTGGACGCGGTGCCGGCGGAGGGGCTTGCCGATGGCTGGGTGCTGCGCGGTGCCATTGCCGGCGGCGGCTGGCTGCACTGGATCGTGCTGGCCGATGGCGACGGGGTCATACACGGGCTGGGCGTGCCGCTGGGGCTGCAGAGGCCGGATGGCGTAGCCTGGCAGGGCTTCGTTCCGGGGGCGGCGCTGCCGGACGGCCTGACGGTCCATGCCGTGGAGCGCGGCTTGATCCGCGACCGGCTGCTGCCGCCCTGCCGCTAGAGGCTTTTAGCCCCCGTCACGCAGTAGGGTCACGCAGCGGGCTGCGGTCGATCTCCTCGGCGATCAGATAGTGCGGGCGCTGCTTCACCTCGATGAAGACGCGGCTGATATATTCGCCGAGGATGCCGATCGACAGCAGCTGGATGCCGGTGAAGAACATGATGGAGACGACGATGGTGGGGAAGCCCGGCACATCGGCGCCGAACACCAGCGTCTTCACGATGGTGTAGAGGGCGAACAGGAAGGCCATCAGCGAGATCACGAAGCCGATCCCGCCCCAGATCCGCAGCGGCACGTTGGAGAAGGAGGTGATGCCGGTCAGCGCCAGTTCCGCCAGCCGCAGGAAGCTGAAGGAGGAGCGGCCGATGCGGCGCGGCGCGATACGGACCGGAATGGCGAGGCTGCGGAAGCCGACCCAGCTGAACAGGCCCTTCATGAAACGGTTGCGCTCGGGCAGCTGGTTCAGCGCCGCCACCACCTTGCGGTCCATCAGCCGGAAATCCCGCGCGTCGGGCGGTACCTCTGTGCTGTTGCCCTGCGCCATCAGATAATAGAACAGCCGCACGCCGACACGCTTCAGCAACGTCTCGTCCTTGCGGCTGTCGCGCACGGCATAGATCATGTCATAGCCCGCATGCCAGTGCTCCAGCATCTGCGGAATCACCTCCATCGGCTCCTGCAGATCGGCATCGATGATGATGACGACATCGCCGCGTGCTTTCTGCAGGCCGGCGGTCATCGCCGCTTCCTTGCCGAAATTGCGCGAGAAGCGGACCAGCACGAGGCCCAGCGCCTCCGCCTCGGCGGCGACCGCGAACAGGCTGTCGTCGGTGCTGCCATCGTCCACCAGCACGATCTCGAACCGGCTGGTCTGCTTTTTCAGCAGGCCATGAAGCTGGCGCAGAAAGCCAAGGATGTCGGGCCCTTCATTATGCACCGGAACGATGCAGCTGATCGTGTAGTCGCTGGGGCGTGCGGTCATGTCCAGTCCGGCGGTAGGGGGACCCCTGGGGCGGACCCTGGGGCGGGACCTTGTCGTGCCTATCCTCTAGCAGATGGAAGAGGGCAGGCAAGCCAAACTGTTCGCTGCTAGACTGACTTCCAGGTAAGGGCAAAAAAGGAGGCGGCGGCGATGAGGCGTATTCTGGTGACGGGGTCGGGCAGCGGTATCGGGGCGGCCACGGCGCGGCAACTGGCCGGGCCGGGCACATCCATCGTGCTGCACGCGCTGAAGAATCGGGAGGGCTGCGAACGCGTCGCGGATGAGCTGCGGGCCAAGGGCGCCGAAACCCATATCGTTCTGGCGGACCTCACGCGGGCGGCGGAGGCCGACCGGCTGATCGATGAGGCTGTCTCCGCCCTGGGCGGGCTGGACGTGCTGGTGGCCAATGCCGGCTTTCCGGAGCTGAAGCGCTTCGGTGCGCTGGAACGGGCCGATCTCGACCGCTGCTACAGCGTTATTCTGGGCGGGCTGTTCCAGATGGCGAAGCGGGCGCTGCCGGCGCTGAAAGCATCGCAGGACGGGCGGGTGATCGCCATCAGCACGCTGAACGCCCATGTGTTCCGGCCGAATTATCCGCTCTGCCCGGCCTCGGCAGCGGCCAAGGCGGGGTCGGAGGCGCTGATCCGGGCGCTGGCGGTGGAGCTTGCGCCCTACAAGGTGACAGCCAATTGCGTGGCGCCGGGGCTGATCCTGAAGGATGCCGATACCGAGCAGTTCTACGATGATTCGGAGATGAAGCCGCTGCTGGCGCATATTCCGCTGGGCCGTCCCGGGGAGCCGGCGGAGGTGGCCGCGATGATCGGCTTCCTGTGCAGCCCGGCGGCATCCTACGTCACCGGACAGGTCATTCATGTGAATGGCGGCATTATCTGACGGTCATCGCGCGGGTATGGTGCGGCGCAAGAAACAGCCGGATTGCTGCGCCGGTCCGGCAATATCGCTGCGAAACGTCCGCCTTATCTCCATACCGGGTTGCCTGTCCAGACGTTAAGCGGTAAACCTGTCGTGCTGCATTGCAGCATCGTCTTTTCAAGCCTTGCCTAATGACGGTGTCCAGGCCGATGTGATCCGACCGACCCTTTCCGCACCCTTTTTGCCGCCGATGGTCCTGCTTACAAGCCGGTCTCTCGGCCCTGGTGGTGTAGCGGATACTGCAGGGTCGGCTTTCCGAAACACGGCCTGTTTTCATTCATTAATCGATTTTCGCCGATCCGTTTTACGCGCGTCGGCCTGCCTTCCGGAGACTCCCTTGACGCGATTTTCCCTTCCGCACGATTTTTTCGGACGGCTGCGCCATGAATGGCTCGGCAATATCCGCGGCGATGTACTCGCCGGCCTGGTGGTGGCGCTGGCGCTGATCCCCGAGGCCATCGCCTTCTCGATCATCGCCGGTGTCGATCCGAAGATCGGGCTCTACGCCTCCTTCTCGATTGCCGTCATCATCGCCATCGTCGGCGGCCGACCGGGCATGATCTCGGCAGCCACCGCCGCGACCGCCGTGCTGATGGTCACGCTGGTGAAGAATCACGGGCTGGAATATCTGCTGGCCGCCACCGTGCTGGCCGGGCTGATCCAGATACTGGCCGGCATCCTGCGACTGAACTACGTCATGCGCTTCGTTTCGCGCTCGGTGATGACCGGCTTCGTGAACGCGCTGGCGATCCTGATCTTCCTGGCGCAGCTGCCGGAGTTGATCGGCGTGCCCTGGCTGACCTATGTGATGGTCGCCGGCGGGCTGGCCATCATCTACCTGTTTCCGCGCCTGACCCGCATCGTGCCGTCGCCGCTGGTCTGCATCCTGGTGCTGACCGGCCTGTCCATCGGGCTGGGGCTGGAGGTGCGCACCGTGGGCGACATGGGCGAACTGCCCTCGACCCTGCCGATGTTCCTGATCCCCGATATCCCGCTGACGCTGGAGACGTTGTGGATCATCCTGCCCTATTCGGCGGCGGTGGCGGCGGTCGGCCTGCTGGAATCGCTGATGACTGCCTCCATCGTCGATGAGTTGACCGACACGCAAAGCGACAAGCGCCGCGAATGCATCGGCCAGGGCATCGCCAACACGGCGACCGGTTTCATCGGCGGCATGGCAGGCTGCGCCATGATTGGCCAGTCGATCATCAATGTGAAGTCGGGCGGCCGCGGGCGGCTGTCCTGCTTCTGCGCCGGTATCTTCCTGCTGTTCATGATCGTGGTGCTGGGCGAGTGGGTGAAGCAGATCCCGATGGCGGCGCTGGTCGCCATCATGATCATGGTGTCGATCGGCACCTTCTCCTGGGCCTCGATCCGCAATCTGAAGGACCATCCGCGCAGCTCCAGCATTGTCATGCTGGCCACCGTGGTGGTCGTGGTGGCGACGCATAACCTTGCCATCGGCGTGCTGGTCGGCGTGCTGCTGTCGGGCATCTTCTTCGCCTGGAAGATCGCGCAGATCTTCCGCGTCACCTCGACGCTGTCCGAGGATGGCGCGGCGCGCACCTATGTGGTGGAAGGCCAGGTCTTCTTTGCCTCGGTCGAGGATTTCTCCGCCTCCTTCGACTTCAAGGAGGCGCTGGAGAAAGTCACCATCGACCTCAGCCGCGCGCATATCTGGGACATATCCAGCGTGGCGGCGGTCGATACCGTCGTGCTTAAATTCCGCCGCGAAGGCGCCGAGGTCGAGCTGATCGGCCTCAACCAGGCCAGCGAGACCATCGTTGACAGGCTCGGCATCCACGATAAGCCCGGGGCGCTCGAACGCCTCATGGGGCATTGAGGAAGGAACGACCATGACCAAGCTGCTCGTGCTGATCGACGGTTCGACCTATTCGAAAAGCGTGTGCGACCATGCCGCCTGGGTGGCGGGGCGCACCAAGGCCTCGGTCGATCTGCTGCATGTGCTGGGCCGGCGCACAGTCTCGAACGTACCGGCGGACTTCAGCGGCAATCTGAACGCCGATGCGCGCGACACCCTATTGGAGGAACTCACCAGCCTCGACGAACAGCAGGCGAAGCTGGCGCAGAAGCGCGGCCGGCTGATCCTGGAGGAGGCCAAGGCGCAGCTCACCCAGGCCGGTGTCGCCGATGTCGCGACCAAGCTGCGCAATGGCGATCTGCTGGAAACCGTGCAGGAATTCGAGCCTGAGGCCGACCTGATCCTGATCGGCAAGCGCGGTGAGGCGGCGGATTTTGCCAGCCTGCATCTCGGCTCCAATCTGGAGCGCGTGGTGCGCGCCTCGCACAAGCCGGTGCTGGTCGCCTCGCGCGCCTTCAAGCCGGTGAGCAGCTTCCTCATCGCCTATGATGGTGGGCCGAGCGCCGAGAAGGCGGTGGATCATATCGCCGGGGGCCATCTTTTCCCTGGCCTGGCCTGCCGCCTGCTGATGACCGGCCAGCCGGACGCGGCCATGAAGGCGAAGCTGGAAGCGGCGGCGGCCAAGCTGCGCGCCGCCGGCTATGACGTCACTGCCGGCATCGAGGCCGGGCAGCCGGATGCCGTGATCGCCCGCATTGTCGAGCAGGAGGGCATCGGCCTGCTGGTGATGGGTGCCTATGGCCATTCCCGCATCCGCACCCTGATCATAGGCAGCACCACGACCGAGATGATCCGCTCCTGCCTCATCCCGGTCATGCTGTTCCGCTAATATATAGCCGTTATCCGCTCTCCGACATCATGCTAGCCTGTGATTGAAAGGGCGGCTGGACCCGTTTCCGCCGCGCTCTACTTCAATGGCGACGATGGCCGTCAGGCCATGATGACGCATGTCAGGGAGAGACCGAGATGAAAATCAGGGGCTTTAGTCTGCCTGCCGCAGCGGTTGCTGTGACGCTGGGCTTCGCTGTCGCGGGTGCGGCCCAGGCCGCCACGGTGAAGATCACGCCGCTGGGTAGCCATGAGGGCGAATTCTGCAGCTTCGACCGGGCGATGGTCTTCGAGGACCCGGACGGCACGCGCATCCTCTACGATGCCGGGCGCACGGTTGCCGGTGTGGATGATCCACGCCTCGGCAAGATCGATGCCGTGCTGGTCAGCCACATGCATGGCGACCATGTCGGCGACCGCCATATTCCGGCGGTCGGGGCCGGTGCCTGTGGCCGGCCGGACATCGCCACCGTGGCGCTGCCCGACACGCTGTCGGTGAAGATCGCCGCCGCCAAGGGGGCAAGGATCGTGACCGGCAGCGAGATGCCGTCCTTCTTTGCCGCCAAGCTGAAGGAAGTTGGCGGCGACCCGCAGAAATCCGAGCTGGTGCGCTTCGGCGCCTCGCGTAAGGTCGGCGGCGTTACCGTCACCACCGTGCCGGCGGCACACTCCAACGGCATCGCGCCCGGCATGATCGGCGGCCCGTTCGCCGAGATGCTCTCCAAGGCCGGGCTCACCGCCTATGCCGGCCCGCCGACCGGCTATGTGCTGACCTTCAGCAATGGCCTCGTCGCCTACCTGTCCGGTGATACCGGCGTGACTGCCGAGCAGCAGGTGGTGGTCGGCGACCAGTACAAGGCGAAGCTTGTGGTCATGAATATCGGAGATACCTTCACCACCGGCCCGACCGAGGCCGCCTATGTGGTGAACGAGCTGATCAAGCCGGCGGCGGTGATTCCGTCGCATGCCAACCAGCCCTCTACCGAGGGCGGCAAGCTGATCGCCGGTAGCCGCACCGACATCTTCGCCAAGGCGGTGACGGCACCGGTGCATCTGCCGCTGTCCGGCCGCACCATGGTGTTCGATGGCGCGGCGAAGTGCGTCTCGGGCTGCTGATCGCTCTCTGATATCAAACGGAAACGGGCGCTCCGGTAAGGAGCGCCCGTTTTGCTTTGTGTACGGGTGGACGGTCAGGAGCCGACCACGCCGCCATCCTCGCGGAAAATCACCAGCGTCGCCGAGCGCGGGATGGCGCTGCCGCCATCCGGCCAGTGGCTGACCAGCTTGCCGGCCGCCCAGTCCTTGGGCGCGGTGGTGGCGCCCGGATGCTGCACATTCACGAAGATGGTGCGGCCGTCCGGCGTGCCGGTGATGCCGGTGATCTCCTGCCCGATGGGGCCGGTGAGGAAGCGGCGCATCTCGCCAGTTGCGGGGTCGGCGCACAGCATCTGGTTATTGCCCATGACCGCCATGTCGCCCTTGTTCTGGGCGCTCTCGCCGATATCGGTCTGGATCCACAGCCGGGCCTCGGAATCGAACCACAGCCCGTCCGGGCAGGCGAAGATGTTGTCGGCGGTCAGCTTCTGGCCGTTCGGACCGCGCCCGGCCTGCTCGTCGCCGCCCAGCACGAAGATATCCCACTGGAAGCTGGTGGCGGCATGGTCGCCCCTGGCCTCAGTCCAGCGGATGATGTGGCCATACTGGCTCTTGGCGCGCGGGTTGGCGGGATCGACCTGATCCTCGGTGCGGCGGCTGTTGTTGGTCAGGGTGAAATAGACCGCCCCGGTGCGCGGATCGACCGCCCCCCATTCCGGCCGGTCCATCTTGGTCGCCCCGGCCTTGTCGGCGGCGAGGCGGGTGTTCACCAGGATATCGGCCAGATCGGCGAAGCCGTTCTCCGGCGTCAGCCCGTTCTGGCCCGGCGCCAGCGCCAGCCAGTCGCCGCTGCCATCGGCGTTGAAGCGCGCCACGTAGAGCGTGCCCGCGTCGAGCAGCGCGCCGCTGGCCGTGGTCGGGTCATAGGGCCGGGCCGAGACGAATTTATAGATATATTCGAAGCGCGCATCGTCGCCGGCATAGGCGACAACTGGCTTGCCTGCGACTGCCGGGGCGAACACCACGCCCTCATGCGCGAAACGGCCGAGATGGGTGCGCTTTACCGGTGCCTTGCCGGGATCGAAGGGGTCGATCTCGACAACCCAGCCGAAGCCGTTCGGCTCGTTGCGGTAATCCTCAGCCGCGCTGTCGCCGGTGCTGCTGGCGTCGAAGCGCACATACGCATCGGCACCGCCCTCGGCCAGCTCCCAGCCATAGCGCGACATGCCGCCGGCCCGCACGCCATAGCGGGCCTGCTCGCGCGGCAGGTTCGGCTTCTGGTCCTGCTGGTCGCCATTGCGGAAATAGCCGGCCCAGTTCTCCTCGGCCGCCAGATAGGTGTTCCAGGGTGTTACGCCATGGGCGCAATTGTTCAGCGTGCCGCGCGTGCGGGTGCCGTCCGGGCTGTATTTGGTGACAAGATGGGCCGTGCCGCGCACCGGGCCGGAAATCTCCATCGGCGTCAGTGCGGTGACCCGGCGGTTGTGCGGATCGGATACCACCGCCCAGGCGCCATCGGTGCCGCGCTTCACGCGCACCACGGAGATGCCGTGCCCGTTCATCTCCTTCAGCACCTCGTCATCCGCGCGCTTGCCGTTCTCCAGCAGCACCTCGCTCGATTTCAGCTCCTTGCCGGCATAGCGCGCGCTGTGCAGGAAGCGCGGCTCGACATATTCATGGTTCATGACCA is a window encoding:
- a CDS encoding glycosyltransferase family 2 protein; translation: MTARPSDYTISCIVPVHNEGPDILGFLRQLHGLLKKQTSRFEIVLVDDGSTDDSLFAVAAEAEALGLVLVRFSRNFGKEAAMTAGLQKARGDVVIIIDADLQEPMEVIPQMLEHWHAGYDMIYAVRDSRKDETLLKRVGVRLFYYLMAQGNSTEVPPDARDFRLMDRKVVAALNQLPERNRFMKGLFSWVGFRSLAIPVRIAPRRIGRSSFSFLRLAELALTGITSFSNVPLRIWGGIGFVISLMAFLFALYTIVKTLVFGADVPGFPTIVVSIMFFTGIQLLSIGILGEYISRVFIEVKQRPHYLIAEEIDRSPLRDPTA
- a CDS encoding SDR family NAD(P)-dependent oxidoreductase, which translates into the protein MRRILVTGSGSGIGAATARQLAGPGTSIVLHALKNREGCERVADELRAKGAETHIVLADLTRAAEADRLIDEAVSALGGLDVLVANAGFPELKRFGALERADLDRCYSVILGGLFQMAKRALPALKASQDGRVIAISTLNAHVFRPNYPLCPASAAAKAGSEALIRALAVELAPYKVTANCVAPGLILKDADTEQFYDDSEMKPLLAHIPLGRPGEPAEVAAMIGFLCSPAASYVTGQVIHVNGGII
- a CDS encoding MBL fold metallo-hydrolase — translated: MKIRGFSLPAAAVAVTLGFAVAGAAQAATVKITPLGSHEGEFCSFDRAMVFEDPDGTRILYDAGRTVAGVDDPRLGKIDAVLVSHMHGDHVGDRHIPAVGAGACGRPDIATVALPDTLSVKIAAAKGARIVTGSEMPSFFAAKLKEVGGDPQKSELVRFGASRKVGGVTVTTVPAAHSNGIAPGMIGGPFAEMLSKAGLTAYAGPPTGYVLTFSNGLVAYLSGDTGVTAEQQVVVGDQYKAKLVVMNIGDTFTTGPTEAAYVVNELIKPAAVIPSHANQPSTEGGKLIAGSRTDIFAKAVTAPVHLPLSGRTMVFDGAAKCVSGC
- a CDS encoding universal stress protein, giving the protein MTKLLVLIDGSTYSKSVCDHAAWVAGRTKASVDLLHVLGRRTVSNVPADFSGNLNADARDTLLEELTSLDEQQAKLAQKRGRLILEEAKAQLTQAGVADVATKLRNGDLLETVQEFEPEADLILIGKRGEAADFASLHLGSNLERVVRASHKPVLVASRAFKPVSSFLIAYDGGPSAEKAVDHIAGGHLFPGLACRLLMTGQPDAAMKAKLEAAAAKLRAAGYDVTAGIEAGQPDAVIARIVEQEGIGLLVMGAYGHSRIRTLIIGSTTTEMIRSCLIPVMLFR
- a CDS encoding PhoX family protein, translated to MSAYEQDYPDHTQSPDYQPGDEPRCNLSANETFHDVLESRLKRRDVLVGGLATAVGALFAGTALNTVARVATAQAASGGLVGFQSVPVSSADTVVVPKGYKVQVLAPWGTPISGAMPAFAPSNSGADQAQQMGMHHDGMHFFPIDGSATDGLLVMNHEYVEPRFLHSARYAGKELKSSEVLLENGKRADDEVLKEMNGHGISVVRVKRGTDGAWAVVSDPHNRRVTALTPMEISGPVRGTAHLVTKYSPDGTRTRGTLNNCAHGVTPWNTYLAAEENWAGYFRNGDQQDQKPNLPREQARYGVRAGGMSRYGWELAEGGADAYVRFDASSTGDSAAEDYRNEPNGFGWVVEIDPFDPGKAPVKRTHLGRFAHEGVVFAPAVAGKPVVAYAGDDARFEYIYKFVSARPYDPTTASGALLDAGTLYVARFNADGSGDWLALAPGQNGLTPENGFADLADILVNTRLAADKAGATKMDRPEWGAVDPRTGAVYFTLTNNSRRTEDQVDPANPRAKSQYGHIIRWTEARGDHAATSFQWDIFVLGGDEQAGRGPNGQKLTADNIFACPDGLWFDSEARLWIQTDIGESAQNKGDMAVMGNNQMLCADPATGEMRRFLTGPIGQEITGITGTPDGRTIFVNVQHPGATTAPKDWAAGKLVSHWPDGGSAIPRSATLVIFREDGGVVGS
- a CDS encoding SulP family inorganic anion transporter — protein: MTRFSLPHDFFGRLRHEWLGNIRGDVLAGLVVALALIPEAIAFSIIAGVDPKIGLYASFSIAVIIAIVGGRPGMISAATAATAVLMVTLVKNHGLEYLLAATVLAGLIQILAGILRLNYVMRFVSRSVMTGFVNALAILIFLAQLPELIGVPWLTYVMVAGGLAIIYLFPRLTRIVPSPLVCILVLTGLSIGLGLEVRTVGDMGELPSTLPMFLIPDIPLTLETLWIILPYSAAVAAVGLLESLMTASIVDELTDTQSDKRRECIGQGIANTATGFIGGMAGCAMIGQSIINVKSGGRGRLSCFCAGIFLLFMIVVLGEWVKQIPMAALVAIMIMVSIGTFSWASIRNLKDHPRSSSIVMLATVVVVVATHNLAIGVLVGVLLSGIFFAWKIAQIFRVTSTLSEDGAARTYVVEGQVFFASVEDFSASFDFKEALEKVTIDLSRAHIWDISSVAAVDTVVLKFRREGAEVELIGLNQASETIVDRLGIHDKPGALERLMGH
- a CDS encoding trimeric intracellular cation channel family protein, which produces MNSAILLDLLGIALFAATGALSASRKQLDIIGFLFLATITGIGGGTARDLILDVPVFWVEQPLHILICAVTAIGLFFTAHLLESRYRLLLWLDAVALAAYGVFGAYKGLLVTGSPVVAVVMGMLTGTLGGILRDVLAGEPSVLMRKEIYITAAMAGGLCYVGASLIGLALPLAAGAGFAVALGIRSGALAFGWSLPSYKGRPGRNPEDIP